In a single window of the Anguilla rostrata isolate EN2019 chromosome 6, ASM1855537v3, whole genome shotgun sequence genome:
- the LOC135257312 gene encoding uncharacterized protein LOC135257312 isoform X2, translated as MSSNATEFQKSSPSLPLPPDHVLNSGAVTFPGAFDLQGCPLVVFPVEEHNKLSSLTQEEVVEFISYFLRLQNKHQEKESMVSVVVDLRQATLTTTRFIAETLLLLEVHKRTVHTLYVVQPKKRDVLKLLLKLLVPSHSKHYVSTSFKRIFLKEIFELSNYIDRSQLTAALGGYLIYCHHSWVMFIKEIDAFVQDFLSVVHRLPSCIATLQTLSKQPVPSDFEELKEFCSVNEARFLQLRRELGLDDLLRHCEHVVEKLRYPENEPCYQAMAGTALFAHTAYDMLQNYSRITVAVEKVELLWQQAFSRAHLQLKVLQLKKEAQQITEHINNTGKEKLQPYRIEIAKDARRAESLKLKFEKTIYTPAMALVRRAEDVIHTFEETVLPGDTQVREEWVDDLERLKEDFRSSVELPHQTLRAVSDFYYYYNNSKSWYNMVLCENFLQDLLWSRTSDGLSKQPFTQDVKAIVIPVWKQAIYEFLKRCPSPEMEDLVQLAHLANIIPDSQLRKSGKQLSHRCMILRKLLTSPGAVPLNDLQLALQWQYEFLKGNQRDVVCPDPLGPGGPDKKQKCTESASGLPRDDQCSGYMSDRHSRQSPGTLSNLTKWDSGKETVPSPVQGPAPLSGKPPSLSSFDSGFDGAGSSQLDAGAGREGWEGFSRLHGTRETFRPIVRQPQIHEENISSVSDSEDCREEFEFSAVGGGSSSKASIQIVPKMTMGSLNFEIKVKRCATLPKNPWLSLPVEDLENSYTVTISPNPQSPQDSVRSPDPSERGSGPPSRDQPTQTDVQLGTQGYSEGEELTHVGKMEIGAGERAGILQAQDSFEESDLSPIRNVLSSTISDVRDKQETTVDSLPTLLWDTYDFHNNKQEASERLTERSLSDWDLKEQAGLREVEEILDRAAGILQVTMSCSDLLEAGIVGLVDSPPTTSIDQGTEYTSTEPEISTSDFITANDSSVVLESGILTRGSSRCNVLEELKGLHVLEEKIMEENLKIREFRRCEEEERLAEQQSEQTCTKITSKERQMFLKELEKEKREVEKMEKSLDTERVKGSKLNRLSRGRKVVKCSIMERTSKLKNLEDNALCDELVSGCKSQAPNKMHLIPNQNSVSVQSSTNEVLISSNQDYEGKPELSQDGIFRSSQNAESSLSNCENGGPSASHDPCEKVVSCGSSVNTEHGAPSDTSYTSEEDRKALLNDLTEPINDQKTRNCHPGEPVQLECAVVENSEGEMQVDGVQNAPEVSLTSTTCPDHGAFDPGGDRTEAPVPKPRRALKLSKAERGEMANTEDLVCSVSLASEPQQDDPDSTPLLRTDAPRTPPKPKERKNKLLTQPRAPVVSPDVKEYSNNNNNTATVAGHHLSIAPESTNLESTEGSYSSSVTKEVNLVKPEVQLDGILTSEEDAFSTDPAFRERESSLRASPEDTMLESDGPSNRPDVQSADYTPRCPSPNSGAAARSVCRSPLNESHLSINMNPIMDFKTPIVLDTGSGLVKAGFADQDLPTTIFPTVIGVPKYEEIMNGNFERESYIGHEAQHMRGVLALKYPMKNGIVRNWDEMEKIWNHSFQQLRVDPEDHPILLTEAAMNPRENRQRMVELMFEVFRVPYAYVAMQAVLALYAAGRTTGVVFDSGDGVSHSVPVFEGYCLPHAVQRFTLAGSDVTHHLRKLLQEQGVSMRTSAELEIVREMKERCCCVAPDYEAELVCGGPASREVYYTMPDGQVIRLTMERFRAPEILFKPEQIGQDSYGMHESIFRSILHTDIDLRKSLLGNIVLSGGNTLLSGLPQRLQSEIQKMVPAHLGETVRVTSPKDRDFSVWRGGAVLASLPSFGVAWISEEEYEEFGPQIIFRKCF; from the exons ATGAGCAGCAACGCAACAG AATTCCAGAAGTCTTCCCCCTCCCTGCCACTGCCTCCAGATCATGTGTTGAACTCGGGAGCAGTCACATTCCCcg GTGCATTTGACCTTCAAGGATGTCCGCTGGTGGTGTTCCCTGTCGAGGAACACAACAAACTCTCATCTCTGACCCAGGAGGAAGTTGTTGAATTCATCAGTTATTTTTTGAGGTTGCAGAA CAAACACCAGGAGAAGGAGTCCATGGTTTCGGTGGTAGTTGATTTGCGGCAAGCCACCCTAACTACCACAAGATTCATTGCAGAAACCCTCCTCCTGCTTGAG GTGCATAAGAGGACCGTTCACACTTTGTATGTGGTCCAGCCTAAAAAGAGAGATGTCCTGAAGTTGTTACTTAAATTACTGGTGCCAAGCCACTCAAAGCATTACGTTTCTACATCCTTTAAG CGTATTTTCCTGAAAGAAATTTTTGAGCTGTCCAACTACATTGACCGAAGCCAGTTGACTGCTGCTTTGGGAGGCTACCTAATTTACTGTCACCACAGCTGGGTGATGTTCATCAAG GAGATTGATGCCTTTGTCCAGGACTTCCTTTCCGTTGTGCACAGGCTGCCCTCCTGTATTGCCACCCTGCAGACGTTATCCAAGCAGCCTGTCCCTAGCGACTTTGAGGAGCTGAAAGAGTTCTGTTCTGTAAATGAGGCCAGGTTCCTGCAGCTGAGAAG GGAGCTGGGCCTGGATGACCTCCTGAGGCATTGTGAACATGTGGTTGAGAAGCTGCGCTACCCAGAGAATGAGCCCTGCTACCAGGCTATGGCTGGCACAGCCCTCTTCGCGCACACAGCCTATGACATGCTGCAGAACTACAGCCG gataACTGTTGCTGTAGAGAAAGTGGAGTTGCTGTGGCAACAGGCCTTCTCCAGGGCTCACCTCCAGCTGAAGGTCCTCCAGCTCAAGAAGGAAGCGCAGCAG ATTACTGAACATATCAACAATACAGGAAAGGAGAAACTCCAGCCTTACAGGATAGAGATTGCTAAAGATGCCAGGAGAGCTGAAAGTCTGAAACTGAAGTTTGAAAAGACAATTTACACACCAGCAATg GCCCTTGTTCGCCGTGCGGAGGACGTGATCCACACCTTTGAGGAGACCGTCTTGCCTGGGGACACCCAGGTCAGGGAAGAGTGGGTGGACGATTTGGAGCGTCTAAAGGAAGATTTCCGCTCGTCTGTCGAGCTCCCGCACCAGACCCTCAGAGCAGTCTCAGACTTCTACTATTACTACAACAAT TCTAAAAGCTGGTACAACATGGTGCTGTGTGAAAACTTCCTCCAAGATCTTCTGTGGAGTAGAACCAGTGATGGCCTCTCCAAACAGCCCTTCACCCAGGATGTGAAGGCCATAGTCATTCCTGTGTGGAAGCAGGCAATTTATGAATTCCTGAAGAGGTGTCCCTCTCCTGAAATGGAGGATCTGGTCCAGCTTGCCCACCTTGCCAATATCATCCCAGACAGCCAGCTACGAAAGTCAGGGAAGCAGCTGTCTCACCG GTGCATGATCCTGAGAAAGTTGCTGACCTCGCCTGGGGCTGTACCTCTTAACGACCTCCAACTGGCCCTGCAGTGGCAGTATGAGTTTCTGAAGGGAAATCAGCGGGATGTGGTGTGTCCCGATCCACTGGGGCCAGGAGGGCCTGACAAGAAGCAGAAATGTACAGAAAGCGCAAGTGGTCTTCCCAGAGATGACCAGTGCTCTGGATATATGTCTGATAGACATAGCAGGCAAAGCCCTGGGACTCTCAGCAACCTGACCAAGTGGGACTCTGGCAAGGAGACTGTACCTAGTCCGGTTCAGGGGCCTGCACCACTATCCGGAAAGCCACCATCACTGAGCTCCTTTGACTCTGGGTTTGACGGTGCAGGAAGCAGCCAATTGGATGCTGGAGCTGGAAGGGAAGGCTGGGAGGGATTTTCCAGGCTACACGGCACCCGAGAGACATTCAGACCTATAGTCAGGCAGCCTCAGATTCATGAGGAGAACATCTCCAGTGTGTCTGACTCTGAGGACTGCAGGGAGGAGTTTGAGTTCAGcgctgtggggggtgggagcaGCTCAAAAGCAAGCATCCAGATTGTCCCAAAGATGACCATGGGCTCACTCAATTTTGAAATAAAGGTGAAGCGTTGTGCTACATTGCCTAAAAACCCATGGCTCAGCTTGCCTGTAGAGGACCTGGAGAACTCTTACACAGTCACCATATCACCAAACCCACAGTCTCCACAAGATTCTGTTAGAAGTCCAGACCCATCAGAGAGGGGATCTGGGCCCCCATCACGGGACCAGCCCACACAGACAGATGTGCAACTTGGTACCCAGGGGTATTCAGAAGGGGAGGAGTTGACACATGTTGGGAAGATGGAGATTGGGGCCGGGGAAAGGGCTGGCATTCTACAGGCACAGGATAGCTTTGAGGAATCGGACCTAAGCCCCATACGCAATGTCCTGTCCAGCACCATATCCGATGTCCGGGACAAACAGGAAACCACAGTGGATAGTCTCCCCACTCTTCTCTGGGACACGTATGATTTCCATAACAACAAACAAGAAGCATCTGAAAG GTTGACTGAAAGGTCTCTTTCTGACTGGGACCTAAAAGAGCAGGCGGGTCTTCGAGAGGTTGAGGAAATCCTTGACCGTGCAGCAGGAATACTCCAG GTGACAATGTCCTGTAGTGATTTACTGGAAGCTGGAATTGTTGGCCTTGTGGACAGCCCTCCTACAACTAGTATTGATCAGGGCACTGAATATACCTCAACTGAGCCAGAGATCAGTACCTCTGATTTTATCACTGCAAATGACAGCAGTGTAGTTTTGGAGTCAGGAATATTGACCAGGGGAAGCAGTAGATGCAATGTACTTGAAGAGCTGAAAGGACTCCATGTTCTAGAAGAGAAAATAATGGAAGAGAACTTGAAGATCCGTGAGTTTAGACgatgtgaggaagaggagcgacTTGCTGAACAGCAGTCTGAGCAAACCTGTACAAAAATCACAAGTAAGGAGAGGCAGATGTTTCTGAAGGAGCTtgagaaggagaaaagagaggtGGAGAAGATGGAGAAGAGTCTAGATACAGAGAGGGTGAAGGGAAGTAAATTGAACAGGCTAAGCAGAGGTCGTAAAGTGGTGAAATGTTCAATCATGGAGAGAACTTCAAAATTGAAGAACCTTGAGGATAATGCACTGTGTGATGAACTTGTTTCAGGTTGTAAAAGCCAAGCCCCCAACAAAATGCACTTGATCCCTAATCAAAACTCTGTTTCAGTTCAATCCTCTACTAATGAGGTCTTAATCTCAAGTAATCAGGATTATGAGGGTAAACCAGAACTGTCTCAAGATGGGATTTTCAGATCAAGCCAAAATGCAGAGTCGTCGCTCAGTAATTGTGAGAATGGCGGTCCCTCCGCTTCTCATGATCCATGTGAAAAAGTGGTTTCATGTGGTTCCTCAGTTAACACTGAACATGGTGCCCCCAGTGATACAAGTTATACCTCAGAAGAGGACAGAAAAGCCCTTCTGAATGATTTAACAGAGCCCATAAATGATCAGAAAACGAGAAATTGTCACCCAGGGGAGCCTGTACAATTGGAGTGTGCAGTCGTAGAGAATTCAGAAGGTGAAATGCAAGTTGATGGGGTGCAGAATGCTCCCGAGGTTTCCTTGACATCCACAACATGTCCCGATCATGGAGCATTTGACCCGGGTGGTGACAGGACAGAGGCTCCGGTGCCAAAACCTAGGAGGGCGTTGAAACTCTCAAAGGCTGAGAGGGGTGAAATGGCGAACACAGAGGACCTTGTATGTAGTGTATCACTTGCTTCTGAACCCCAACAAGACGATCCTGACTCAACACCACTCCTAAGGACAGATGCACCTAGGACACCTCCAAAACCCAAAGAGcggaaaaataaactgttaacTCAACCTCGAGCTCCAGTTGTGAGCCCAGATGTAAAAGagtacagtaataataacaataacactgCCACTGTTGCAGGCCACCATTTGTCTATTGCCCCTGAAAGCACTAACCTTGAGTCTACTGAGGGTTCCTACAGTTCATCGGTGACAAAAGAAGTTAATTTAGTGAAACCTGAAGTGCAGCTGGATGGTATCCTGACCTCTGAAGAGGATGCTTTCAGTACAGACCCAGCCTTCAGGGAAAGGGAATCATCTCTGCGGGCCTCCCCTGAAGACACCATGCTGGAATCTGATGGACCGTCAAACAGACCTGATGTACAGAGTGCAGATTATACACCCAGGTGCCCATCTCCGAACAGTGGAGCTGCAGCAAGGTCCGTCTGCAGGTCACCTCTCAATGAGAGCCACCTCAGCATCAACATGAACCCG ATTATGGACTTCAAAACCCCTATCGTTCTGGACACTGGATCAGGTTTGGTGAAGGCTGGTTTTGCTGATCAGGATCTCCCAACCACCATATTCCCCACAGTCATTGGAGTACCCAAATATGAG GAGATCATGAATGGGAACTTTGAACGAGAGTCTTACATTGGACATGAGGCACAGCATATGAGGGGAGTCCTTGCCCTGAAGTATCCGATGAAGAATGGCATCGTTCGCAACTGGGATGAAATGGAAAAG ATCTGGAACCACTCTTTCCAGCAGCTGCGCGTGGACCCTGAGGATCACCCCATCCTGCTAACGGAGGCAGCCATGAACCCCCGGGAAAACAGGCAGCGCATGGTGGAGCTCATGTTCGAGGTCTTCCGCGTGCCCTACGCCTACGTGGCTATGCAGGCTGTCCTGGCTCTCTATGCTGCAGGGAGAACAACAG GTGTTGTGTTTGACTCTGGGGATGGAGTAAGCCATAGTGTGCCGGTGTTTGAGGGATACTGTCTACCTCATGCAGTGCAACGCTTTACCCTGGcgggcagtgatgtcacacaccaCCTCAGGAAG ctgctgcaggagcaAGGTGTTTCCATGCGAACGTCAGCAGAGCTGGAGATAGTACGGGAAATGAAGGAGAGGTGCTGCTGTGTGGCCCCGGACTATGAAGCCGAGCTGGTCTGCGGGGGGCCTGCCAGCAGGGAGGTGTATTACACCATGCCTGATGGACAGGTCATTCGTCTCACCATGGAAAGGTTCAG GGCACCTGAGATCCTGTTCAAGCCAGAACAGATTGGACAAGACAGCTATGGGATGCATGAGAGCATTTTCAGATCCATTCTTCACACTGACATAGACCTTCGAAAGAGTCTTTTAGGGAACATTGTTTTATCAG GTGGCAATACTCTCCTCTCTGGTTTGCCCCAGCGTCTCCAGAGCGAGATCCAGAAAATGGTGCCCGCGCACCTTGGGGAGACCGTACGAGTGACTAGTCCCAAGGACCGTGATTTTTCTGTCTGGCgtgggggggctgtgctggCCAGCCTCCCTTCCTTTGGCGTGGCATGGATCAGTGAAGAGGAGTACGAGGAGTTTGGCCCTCAGATTATCTTCAGGAAGTGCTTCTAA
- the LOC135257312 gene encoding uncharacterized protein LOC135257312 isoform X1, whose translation MSSNATEFQKSSPSLPLPPDHVLNSGAVTFPGAFDLQGCPLVVFPVEEHNKLSSLTQEEVVEFISYFLRLQNKHQEKESMVSVVVDLRQATLTTTRFIAETLLLLEVHKRTVHTLYVVQPKKRDVLKLLLKLLVPSHSKHYVSTSFKRIFLKEIFELSNYIDRSQLTAALGGYLIYCHHSWVMFIKEIDAFVQDFLSVVHRLPSCIATLQTLSKQPVPSDFEELKEFCSVNEARFLQLRRELGLDDLLRHCEHVVEKLRYPENEPCYQAMAGTALFAHTAYDMLQNYSRITVAVEKVELLWQQAFSRAHLQLKVLQLKKEAQQITEHINNTGKEKLQPYRIEIAKDARRAESLKLKFEKTIYTPAMALVRRAEDVIHTFEETVLPGDTQVREEWVDDLERLKEDFRSSVELPHQTLRAVSDFYYYYNNSKSWYNMVLCENFLQDLLWSRTSDGLSKQPFTQDVKAIVIPVWKQAIYEFLKRCPSPEMEDLVQLAHLANIIPDSQLRKSGKQLSHRCMILRKLLTSPGAVPLNDLQLALQWQYEFLKGNQRDVVCPDPLGPGGPDKKQKCTESASGLPRDDQCSGYMSDRHSRQSPGTLSNLTKWDSGKETVPSPVQGPAPLSGKPPSLSSFDSGFDGAGSSQLDAGAGREGWEGFSRLHGTRETFRPIVRQPQIHEENISSVSDSEDCREEFEFSAVGGGSSSKASIQIVPKMTMGSLNFEIKVKRCATLPKNPWLSLPVEDLENSYTVTISPNPQSPQDSVRSPDPSERGSGPPSRDQPTQTDVQLGTQGYSEGEELTHVGKMEIGAGERAGILQAQDSFEESDLSPIRNVLSSTISDVRDKQETTVDSLPTLLWDTYDFHNNKQEASERLTERSLSDWDLKEQAGLREVEEILDRAAGILQAKENALAQEEMLEVLMKVENGRKHWGSWGSEEQLSMVTMSCSDLLEAGIVGLVDSPPTTSIDQGTEYTSTEPEISTSDFITANDSSVVLESGILTRGSSRCNVLEELKGLHVLEEKIMEENLKIREFRRCEEEERLAEQQSEQTCTKITSKERQMFLKELEKEKREVEKMEKSLDTERVKGSKLNRLSRGRKVVKCSIMERTSKLKNLEDNALCDELVSGCKSQAPNKMHLIPNQNSVSVQSSTNEVLISSNQDYEGKPELSQDGIFRSSQNAESSLSNCENGGPSASHDPCEKVVSCGSSVNTEHGAPSDTSYTSEEDRKALLNDLTEPINDQKTRNCHPGEPVQLECAVVENSEGEMQVDGVQNAPEVSLTSTTCPDHGAFDPGGDRTEAPVPKPRRALKLSKAERGEMANTEDLVCSVSLASEPQQDDPDSTPLLRTDAPRTPPKPKERKNKLLTQPRAPVVSPDVKEYSNNNNNTATVAGHHLSIAPESTNLESTEGSYSSSVTKEVNLVKPEVQLDGILTSEEDAFSTDPAFRERESSLRASPEDTMLESDGPSNRPDVQSADYTPRCPSPNSGAAARSVCRSPLNESHLSINMNPIMDFKTPIVLDTGSGLVKAGFADQDLPTTIFPTVIGVPKYEEIMNGNFERESYIGHEAQHMRGVLALKYPMKNGIVRNWDEMEKIWNHSFQQLRVDPEDHPILLTEAAMNPRENRQRMVELMFEVFRVPYAYVAMQAVLALYAAGRTTGVVFDSGDGVSHSVPVFEGYCLPHAVQRFTLAGSDVTHHLRKLLQEQGVSMRTSAELEIVREMKERCCCVAPDYEAELVCGGPASREVYYTMPDGQVIRLTMERFRAPEILFKPEQIGQDSYGMHESIFRSILHTDIDLRKSLLGNIVLSGGNTLLSGLPQRLQSEIQKMVPAHLGETVRVTSPKDRDFSVWRGGAVLASLPSFGVAWISEEEYEEFGPQIIFRKCF comes from the exons ATGAGCAGCAACGCAACAG AATTCCAGAAGTCTTCCCCCTCCCTGCCACTGCCTCCAGATCATGTGTTGAACTCGGGAGCAGTCACATTCCCcg GTGCATTTGACCTTCAAGGATGTCCGCTGGTGGTGTTCCCTGTCGAGGAACACAACAAACTCTCATCTCTGACCCAGGAGGAAGTTGTTGAATTCATCAGTTATTTTTTGAGGTTGCAGAA CAAACACCAGGAGAAGGAGTCCATGGTTTCGGTGGTAGTTGATTTGCGGCAAGCCACCCTAACTACCACAAGATTCATTGCAGAAACCCTCCTCCTGCTTGAG GTGCATAAGAGGACCGTTCACACTTTGTATGTGGTCCAGCCTAAAAAGAGAGATGTCCTGAAGTTGTTACTTAAATTACTGGTGCCAAGCCACTCAAAGCATTACGTTTCTACATCCTTTAAG CGTATTTTCCTGAAAGAAATTTTTGAGCTGTCCAACTACATTGACCGAAGCCAGTTGACTGCTGCTTTGGGAGGCTACCTAATTTACTGTCACCACAGCTGGGTGATGTTCATCAAG GAGATTGATGCCTTTGTCCAGGACTTCCTTTCCGTTGTGCACAGGCTGCCCTCCTGTATTGCCACCCTGCAGACGTTATCCAAGCAGCCTGTCCCTAGCGACTTTGAGGAGCTGAAAGAGTTCTGTTCTGTAAATGAGGCCAGGTTCCTGCAGCTGAGAAG GGAGCTGGGCCTGGATGACCTCCTGAGGCATTGTGAACATGTGGTTGAGAAGCTGCGCTACCCAGAGAATGAGCCCTGCTACCAGGCTATGGCTGGCACAGCCCTCTTCGCGCACACAGCCTATGACATGCTGCAGAACTACAGCCG gataACTGTTGCTGTAGAGAAAGTGGAGTTGCTGTGGCAACAGGCCTTCTCCAGGGCTCACCTCCAGCTGAAGGTCCTCCAGCTCAAGAAGGAAGCGCAGCAG ATTACTGAACATATCAACAATACAGGAAAGGAGAAACTCCAGCCTTACAGGATAGAGATTGCTAAAGATGCCAGGAGAGCTGAAAGTCTGAAACTGAAGTTTGAAAAGACAATTTACACACCAGCAATg GCCCTTGTTCGCCGTGCGGAGGACGTGATCCACACCTTTGAGGAGACCGTCTTGCCTGGGGACACCCAGGTCAGGGAAGAGTGGGTGGACGATTTGGAGCGTCTAAAGGAAGATTTCCGCTCGTCTGTCGAGCTCCCGCACCAGACCCTCAGAGCAGTCTCAGACTTCTACTATTACTACAACAAT TCTAAAAGCTGGTACAACATGGTGCTGTGTGAAAACTTCCTCCAAGATCTTCTGTGGAGTAGAACCAGTGATGGCCTCTCCAAACAGCCCTTCACCCAGGATGTGAAGGCCATAGTCATTCCTGTGTGGAAGCAGGCAATTTATGAATTCCTGAAGAGGTGTCCCTCTCCTGAAATGGAGGATCTGGTCCAGCTTGCCCACCTTGCCAATATCATCCCAGACAGCCAGCTACGAAAGTCAGGGAAGCAGCTGTCTCACCG GTGCATGATCCTGAGAAAGTTGCTGACCTCGCCTGGGGCTGTACCTCTTAACGACCTCCAACTGGCCCTGCAGTGGCAGTATGAGTTTCTGAAGGGAAATCAGCGGGATGTGGTGTGTCCCGATCCACTGGGGCCAGGAGGGCCTGACAAGAAGCAGAAATGTACAGAAAGCGCAAGTGGTCTTCCCAGAGATGACCAGTGCTCTGGATATATGTCTGATAGACATAGCAGGCAAAGCCCTGGGACTCTCAGCAACCTGACCAAGTGGGACTCTGGCAAGGAGACTGTACCTAGTCCGGTTCAGGGGCCTGCACCACTATCCGGAAAGCCACCATCACTGAGCTCCTTTGACTCTGGGTTTGACGGTGCAGGAAGCAGCCAATTGGATGCTGGAGCTGGAAGGGAAGGCTGGGAGGGATTTTCCAGGCTACACGGCACCCGAGAGACATTCAGACCTATAGTCAGGCAGCCTCAGATTCATGAGGAGAACATCTCCAGTGTGTCTGACTCTGAGGACTGCAGGGAGGAGTTTGAGTTCAGcgctgtggggggtgggagcaGCTCAAAAGCAAGCATCCAGATTGTCCCAAAGATGACCATGGGCTCACTCAATTTTGAAATAAAGGTGAAGCGTTGTGCTACATTGCCTAAAAACCCATGGCTCAGCTTGCCTGTAGAGGACCTGGAGAACTCTTACACAGTCACCATATCACCAAACCCACAGTCTCCACAAGATTCTGTTAGAAGTCCAGACCCATCAGAGAGGGGATCTGGGCCCCCATCACGGGACCAGCCCACACAGACAGATGTGCAACTTGGTACCCAGGGGTATTCAGAAGGGGAGGAGTTGACACATGTTGGGAAGATGGAGATTGGGGCCGGGGAAAGGGCTGGCATTCTACAGGCACAGGATAGCTTTGAGGAATCGGACCTAAGCCCCATACGCAATGTCCTGTCCAGCACCATATCCGATGTCCGGGACAAACAGGAAACCACAGTGGATAGTCTCCCCACTCTTCTCTGGGACACGTATGATTTCCATAACAACAAACAAGAAGCATCTGAAAG GTTGACTGAAAGGTCTCTTTCTGACTGGGACCTAAAAGAGCAGGCGGGTCTTCGAGAGGTTGAGGAAATCCTTGACCGTGCAGCAGGAATACTCCAGGCGA AGGAGAATGCACTTGCACAGGAAGAAATGTTAGAAGTTCTGATGAAGGTGGAGAACGGCAGAAAACACTGGGGGTCGTGGGGCAGTGAGGAGCAGCTCAGTATG GTGACAATGTCCTGTAGTGATTTACTGGAAGCTGGAATTGTTGGCCTTGTGGACAGCCCTCCTACAACTAGTATTGATCAGGGCACTGAATATACCTCAACTGAGCCAGAGATCAGTACCTCTGATTTTATCACTGCAAATGACAGCAGTGTAGTTTTGGAGTCAGGAATATTGACCAGGGGAAGCAGTAGATGCAATGTACTTGAAGAGCTGAAAGGACTCCATGTTCTAGAAGAGAAAATAATGGAAGAGAACTTGAAGATCCGTGAGTTTAGACgatgtgaggaagaggagcgacTTGCTGAACAGCAGTCTGAGCAAACCTGTACAAAAATCACAAGTAAGGAGAGGCAGATGTTTCTGAAGGAGCTtgagaaggagaaaagagaggtGGAGAAGATGGAGAAGAGTCTAGATACAGAGAGGGTGAAGGGAAGTAAATTGAACAGGCTAAGCAGAGGTCGTAAAGTGGTGAAATGTTCAATCATGGAGAGAACTTCAAAATTGAAGAACCTTGAGGATAATGCACTGTGTGATGAACTTGTTTCAGGTTGTAAAAGCCAAGCCCCCAACAAAATGCACTTGATCCCTAATCAAAACTCTGTTTCAGTTCAATCCTCTACTAATGAGGTCTTAATCTCAAGTAATCAGGATTATGAGGGTAAACCAGAACTGTCTCAAGATGGGATTTTCAGATCAAGCCAAAATGCAGAGTCGTCGCTCAGTAATTGTGAGAATGGCGGTCCCTCCGCTTCTCATGATCCATGTGAAAAAGTGGTTTCATGTGGTTCCTCAGTTAACACTGAACATGGTGCCCCCAGTGATACAAGTTATACCTCAGAAGAGGACAGAAAAGCCCTTCTGAATGATTTAACAGAGCCCATAAATGATCAGAAAACGAGAAATTGTCACCCAGGGGAGCCTGTACAATTGGAGTGTGCAGTCGTAGAGAATTCAGAAGGTGAAATGCAAGTTGATGGGGTGCAGAATGCTCCCGAGGTTTCCTTGACATCCACAACATGTCCCGATCATGGAGCATTTGACCCGGGTGGTGACAGGACAGAGGCTCCGGTGCCAAAACCTAGGAGGGCGTTGAAACTCTCAAAGGCTGAGAGGGGTGAAATGGCGAACACAGAGGACCTTGTATGTAGTGTATCACTTGCTTCTGAACCCCAACAAGACGATCCTGACTCAACACCACTCCTAAGGACAGATGCACCTAGGACACCTCCAAAACCCAAAGAGcggaaaaataaactgttaacTCAACCTCGAGCTCCAGTTGTGAGCCCAGATGTAAAAGagtacagtaataataacaataacactgCCACTGTTGCAGGCCACCATTTGTCTATTGCCCCTGAAAGCACTAACCTTGAGTCTACTGAGGGTTCCTACAGTTCATCGGTGACAAAAGAAGTTAATTTAGTGAAACCTGAAGTGCAGCTGGATGGTATCCTGACCTCTGAAGAGGATGCTTTCAGTACAGACCCAGCCTTCAGGGAAAGGGAATCATCTCTGCGGGCCTCCCCTGAAGACACCATGCTGGAATCTGATGGACCGTCAAACAGACCTGATGTACAGAGTGCAGATTATACACCCAGGTGCCCATCTCCGAACAGTGGAGCTGCAGCAAGGTCCGTCTGCAGGTCACCTCTCAATGAGAGCCACCTCAGCATCAACATGAACCCG ATTATGGACTTCAAAACCCCTATCGTTCTGGACACTGGATCAGGTTTGGTGAAGGCTGGTTTTGCTGATCAGGATCTCCCAACCACCATATTCCCCACAGTCATTGGAGTACCCAAATATGAG GAGATCATGAATGGGAACTTTGAACGAGAGTCTTACATTGGACATGAGGCACAGCATATGAGGGGAGTCCTTGCCCTGAAGTATCCGATGAAGAATGGCATCGTTCGCAACTGGGATGAAATGGAAAAG ATCTGGAACCACTCTTTCCAGCAGCTGCGCGTGGACCCTGAGGATCACCCCATCCTGCTAACGGAGGCAGCCATGAACCCCCGGGAAAACAGGCAGCGCATGGTGGAGCTCATGTTCGAGGTCTTCCGCGTGCCCTACGCCTACGTGGCTATGCAGGCTGTCCTGGCTCTCTATGCTGCAGGGAGAACAACAG GTGTTGTGTTTGACTCTGGGGATGGAGTAAGCCATAGTGTGCCGGTGTTTGAGGGATACTGTCTACCTCATGCAGTGCAACGCTTTACCCTGGcgggcagtgatgtcacacaccaCCTCAGGAAG ctgctgcaggagcaAGGTGTTTCCATGCGAACGTCAGCAGAGCTGGAGATAGTACGGGAAATGAAGGAGAGGTGCTGCTGTGTGGCCCCGGACTATGAAGCCGAGCTGGTCTGCGGGGGGCCTGCCAGCAGGGAGGTGTATTACACCATGCCTGATGGACAGGTCATTCGTCTCACCATGGAAAGGTTCAG GGCACCTGAGATCCTGTTCAAGCCAGAACAGATTGGACAAGACAGCTATGGGATGCATGAGAGCATTTTCAGATCCATTCTTCACACTGACATAGACCTTCGAAAGAGTCTTTTAGGGAACATTGTTTTATCAG GTGGCAATACTCTCCTCTCTGGTTTGCCCCAGCGTCTCCAGAGCGAGATCCAGAAAATGGTGCCCGCGCACCTTGGGGAGACCGTACGAGTGACTAGTCCCAAGGACCGTGATTTTTCTGTCTGGCgtgggggggctgtgctggCCAGCCTCCCTTCCTTTGGCGTGGCATGGATCAGTGAAGAGGAGTACGAGGAGTTTGGCCCTCAGATTATCTTCAGGAAGTGCTTCTAA